The following is a genomic window from Miltoncostaea oceani.
CCCGCGGGGGCCCTCCCGGGGACGGCGGCACCGGGTGGTAGCCTCGCCCGGTGCCGCCCTATCCCCCCGAGGCCATGCGCCATCTGGCGTCCCCCGCGGGCGCCGGGCCGATGGCCGGCGCCGACGCCGTCGGCGAGTCCGGCAGCGCGTCGTGCGGCGACCTCGTGCGGATCTCCCTGCGGATCCGGGGCCGCCGCGTCCGCGAGGCCCGCTTCCAGGCCTTCGGGTGCGGCGCCGCGACCGCCGCCGCGAGCGCCGCGTGCGCGCGCCTGACCGGCGCGACACTCGACGACGCCCTGCGCCTCGGGCCCGCCGACCTCGACGGCGACCTCGGCGGGCTCGGCGCCGACCGCATCCACGGGCCCGACATCGTGTCGGACGCCGTCGCCCGCGCCCTCGAGGCGTGGCACACCGCCCGGCTCGGCGACCACGGCATCCCCGCCCGCGCCGACCGCGTCGCCGTCGCGATGAGCGGCGGGGTCGACAGCGCCGTCGCGGCCCTGCTGCTGCGCGACGCCGGCCTCGACGTCGTCGGCGTCACGATGCGCCTCTGGCACGACCCGGGCGCCGCCGCCGCCGAGCGGTCGTGCTGCTCGCCCGAGACGGTCCGCATGGCCCGCGCCGCCGCCCACGCCCTCGGGATCCCGCACGTCACCCTCGACGTCGCCGAGCGCTTCCGCTCCGGCGTGGTCGAGGACTTCATCGCGGGGTACCGGGCGGGCCGCACGCCCAACCCGTGCGTGACGTGCAACGGGACGGTGCGGTTCTCGGTGCTCTCCGACGCCGCCGCCCTCGTCGGCGCGCGCCTCATGGCGACCGGCCACTACGCCCGCGTCGACCGCGACGACCGCGGCCGCGCCCTCGTTTCCCGCGCGCGCGACGCGGGGAAGGACCAGAGCTACATGCTCGCCATGCTCGACGGACGCGACCGGGAGCGGCTGCGCTTCCCGCTCGGCGACCTCACGAAGGACCGCGTCAGGGCGATCGCCCGCGCGGCGGGCCTGCCCGGGGCGGAGGCCGTCGAGAGCCAGGAGGTCTGCTTCGTCGGCGAGGGCGGGTACGCGCCGTTCCTCGAGCGCAGCGGCCTCGCCCCGCGCCCCGGCCCGATCGAGGACGCCGACGGACGCCGCCTCGGCACCCACACCGGCCACTGGCGCTTCACCGTCGGCCAGCGGCGCGGCATCGGCATCGCCGGGGCGGAGCCCCTCTACGTCCTCTCCACCGACGCGGCGCGCAACGCCGTCGTCGTCGGGCCGCGGGAGATGCTGAGCACCGCCGGCCTCCGCCTCGACCCCGTCCGGGTGCACGGCGCCCTGGACGACGGCCCGCTCGAGGTCCGGGTGCGCTACCGTGGCCGCGCCCTGCGGGGCCACGCGGCGGAGGAGGGGGACGGGGTGCGCATCTCGCTCGAGGATCCCGCCGACGGGGTCGCCCCGGGGCAGACCGCGGCGCTGTACCGCGACGGTCGCCTCGTCGCGGCCGGTACCATCACCGACCCGGCGCCCGACACCCACCGGAGGACGCACTAGTGGACTGGTCCGACCTGCTGAAGCTGGCCCTCTCGATCTTCCTGATCCTCACGGGGGTCGGGCTGGCCTACCTGTTCCTCCGCATGGCGGGCGTGTTCGGCCGCCTCGGGACCTCGGTGACCCGCATCACCGACGAGGTCGTGCCGATCCTCAACAAGGCGCAGACCACCGTCGACGGCGTCAACCTCGAGCTCATGCGGGTCGACGAGATGATGAAGACGGCCGTCGGGGCCAC
Proteins encoded in this region:
- the mnmA gene encoding tRNA 2-thiouridine(34) synthase MnmA encodes the protein MPPYPPEAMRHLASPAGAGPMAGADAVGESGSASCGDLVRISLRIRGRRVREARFQAFGCGAATAAASAACARLTGATLDDALRLGPADLDGDLGGLGADRIHGPDIVSDAVARALEAWHTARLGDHGIPARADRVAVAMSGGVDSAVAALLLRDAGLDVVGVTMRLWHDPGAAAAERSCCSPETVRMARAAAHALGIPHVTLDVAERFRSGVVEDFIAGYRAGRTPNPCVTCNGTVRFSVLSDAAALVGARLMATGHYARVDRDDRGRALVSRARDAGKDQSYMLAMLDGRDRERLRFPLGDLTKDRVRAIARAAGLPGAEAVESQEVCFVGEGGYAPFLERSGLAPRPGPIEDADGRRLGTHTGHWRFTVGQRRGIGIAGAEPLYVLSTDAARNAVVVGPREMLSTAGLRLDPVRVHGALDDGPLEVRVRYRGRALRGHAAEEGDGVRISLEDPADGVAPGQTAALYRDGRLVAAGTITDPAPDTHRRTH